Proteins co-encoded in one Herpetosiphonaceae bacterium genomic window:
- a CDS encoding phytanoyl-CoA dioxygenase family protein, which translates to MSTTSQMQDQHFDIATIMGGLYGDGFIGLKGAFDRSWARQLGEDIEVLFQEALQRPGGAVGRGPKRYYVEIHPERIRGFVELATHPWVVTVCESVLGPDYKIVEIGFDVPLPGALYQPWHRDFPAPEETLIGRRLNSLAFNLTTVDVFEDMGPFEIAPGTQWDDPTEFEHGMFPPKSLYGRYEERRQQKMPQMGDISVRSALTIHRGTANRSNKSRPVLVLGVDAPDARNAERHDLQFTRPFYETLPVELRRHMTCRVVDELEPIVQAHTIEGLVMGEA; encoded by the coding sequence ATGAGCACGACGAGCCAGATGCAGGACCAGCACTTTGACATCGCGACGATCATGGGCGGCCTCTATGGCGACGGATTCATTGGCCTCAAGGGAGCCTTCGACCGCAGTTGGGCGCGGCAGCTCGGCGAGGACATCGAGGTCTTGTTTCAGGAGGCGCTTCAGCGGCCAGGCGGCGCGGTTGGTCGAGGTCCTAAGCGCTACTATGTCGAGATTCACCCGGAGCGTATTCGCGGCTTCGTCGAGCTGGCTACGCATCCGTGGGTGGTGACGGTCTGCGAGTCGGTGCTCGGCCCCGATTACAAGATCGTCGAGATCGGCTTCGACGTGCCGCTGCCCGGCGCGCTCTACCAGCCGTGGCACCGCGACTTCCCGGCCCCAGAGGAGACGCTGATCGGTCGGCGGCTGAACTCGCTCGCCTTCAACCTGACGACGGTCGATGTCTTCGAGGATATGGGACCGTTCGAGATCGCGCCCGGCACGCAGTGGGACGATCCCACCGAGTTCGAGCACGGGATGTTCCCGCCCAAGTCGCTCTACGGGCGGTACGAGGAGCGCAGGCAGCAGAAGATGCCGCAGATGGGCGACATCTCGGTGCGCTCGGCTCTCACGATCCATCGCGGCACCGCCAATCGCTCGAACAAGTCTCGTCCGGTGCTGGTCCTCGGCGTGGACGCGCCCGATGCGCGCAACGCGGAGCGGCATGACCTCCAGTTCACCAGGCCGTTCTACGAGACGCTGCCCGTCGAGCTGCGTCGGCACATGACCTGCCGCGTCGTCGATGAGCTGGAGCCGATCGTGCAGGCGCATACGATCGAGGGCCTGGTGATGGGCGAGGCATAG